Proteins encoded by one window of Lycium barbarum isolate Lr01 chromosome 11, ASM1917538v2, whole genome shotgun sequence:
- the LOC132619286 gene encoding ras-related protein RABA1f-like: MGAYRADEDYDYLFKVVLIGDSGVGKSNLLSRFTKNEFSQESKSTIGVEFATRTIHVDDKIIKAQIWDTAGQERYRAITSAYYRGAVGALLVYDITRHVTFENVARWLKELRDHTDQNIVVMLVGNKADLRHLRAVPTGESSGFAERENTFFMETSALEALNVENAFTEVLTQIYRVVSRKALDIGDDPTSVPRGQTINIGKDDVSAVKKGGCCSG, encoded by the exons ATGGGGGCATATAGGGCTGATGAAGATTATGATTATTTGTTTAAAGTTGTGCTTATAGGTGATTCTGGTGTTGGCAAATCAAATTTACTTTCTCGATTTACAAAAAATGAATTTAGCCAAGAATCTAAGTCTACAATTGGTGTTGAATTTGCAACACGTACCATACATGTTGATGACAAGATTATCAAAGCTCAGATTTGGGATACTGCTGGCCAAGAAAG GTACCGTGCCATCACAAGTGCATATTACCGTGGAGCAGTGGGTGCCTTACTGGTTTATGACATAACTCGCCATGTAACATTTGAAAATGTAGCAAGATGGCTCAAGGAACTCAGAGACCACACAGATCAAAACATCGTCGTTATGCTTGTTGGAAACAAGGCGGATCTTCGCCACCTCCGAGCCGTTCCCACGGGCGAGTCGAGTGGTTTTGCAGAAAGAGAGAACACATTCTTCATGGAAACATCTGCACTTGAGGCTCTCAATGTAGAAAATGCCTTCACAGAAGTGCTCACTCAGATTTATCGAGTCGTCAGTCGAAAAGCTCTTGATATAGGAGATGATCCGACTTCTGTGCCAAGAGGACAAACAATTAACATTGGCAAAGATGATGTATCTGCTGTTAAGAAGGGTGGATGTTGTTCCGGTTAA